A genomic stretch from bacterium includes:
- the radA gene encoding DNA repair protein RadA — translation MYKCESCDYSSSKWFGRCPGCGEWNTFSEEVVEEYRKEESPLLFKLPEIDIKEEERIKSGISEFDSVLGGGIVLGSLVLIGGDPGIGKSTLLLQASGELAKEHKVLYVSGEESASQIKIRADRLNTSSEGLYISSYNNITHILDQIEKIDVKVIVIDSIQAIYHPSLPSAPGTVSQIKVCTSFLSGIAKKRNIPIFIVGHVTKEGSIAGPKLLEHMVDTVLYFEGDKNHIFRILRAYKNRFGSTNEIGVFLMEEKGLSEVKNPSLAFLSERPKGASGSVVSCTIEGSRPILIEIQALATPTIYGMARRDTLGVNYNRILLLLAVLEKRMGYNLSTYDLFVNIAGGIGSSEPAIDLGICSAIVSSFKEKPIDEKIALVGEVGLSGEIRGISNVEKRIEEALKLGFSSCFLPKSNLDKIKEKQIELIGVSNIKETFSVLFP, via the coding sequence ATGTATAAATGTGAATCCTGCGATTATTCCTCATCCAAGTGGTTTGGAAGGTGCCCTGGTTGTGGAGAATGGAATACATTTTCTGAAGAGGTAGTAGAAGAATATAGAAAGGAGGAATCCCCCCTTTTATTTAAACTTCCCGAAATAGACATCAAGGAAGAAGAGAGGATAAAATCTGGAATTTCTGAGTTTGATTCTGTTCTTGGAGGAGGAATAGTTTTAGGCTCTTTAGTCCTTATTGGAGGAGACCCAGGTATTGGAAAATCAACCCTTCTTCTTCAGGCATCGGGTGAGCTTGCAAAGGAGCATAAAGTTCTTTATGTAAGTGGAGAGGAATCTGCCAGTCAGATAAAGATAAGGGCAGATAGGCTTAATACCTCATCAGAGGGTTTATACATCTCATCTTATAACAACATTACTCATATTTTAGACCAGATTGAGAAAATAGATGTTAAGGTAATTGTCATTGATTCAATCCAGGCAATATATCATCCAAGCCTACCATCTGCCCCTGGAACAGTCTCCCAAATAAAGGTTTGCACAAGCTTTCTATCTGGAATTGCAAAAAAGAGGAACATTCCAATATTCATTGTTGGTCATGTAACAAAGGAGGGTTCAATTGCAGGGCCTAAGCTCCTTGAGCATATGGTTGACACAGTGCTTTATTTTGAGGGAGATAAAAACCATATCTTTAGAATATTGCGGGCTTATAAAAATAGATTTGGTTCAACAAATGAGATAGGCGTGTTTTTGATGGAAGAAAAGGGTCTTTCTGAGGTAAAAAACCCATCCCTTGCATTCCTATCAGAAAGGCCTAAAGGTGCATCTGGCTCTGTTGTTTCCTGCACAATTGAGGGAAGCAGGCCAATCCTTATTGAAATTCAAGCCCTTGCTACGCCAACCATCTATGGAATGGCAAGACGGGATACATTGGGTGTAAATTATAACAGAATCCTCCTCCTTCTTGCTGTTTTGGAAAAGAGGATGGGATATAACCTTTCAACCTATGATCTATTCGTTAATATTGCAGGTGGCATAGGAAGCTCTGAGCCAGCAATAGACCTTGGGATATGCTCTGCTATTGTCTCATCATTTAAGGAGAAGCCGATAGATGAGAAGATAGCATTGGTAGGAGAGGTTGGCTTATCTGGTGAAATAAGGGGCATATCAAATGTAGAAAAAAGGATAGAAGAGGCATTAAAACTTGGATTTTCTTCCTGCTTTCTTCCCAAATCAAATTTAGATAAGATAAAGGAGAAGCAAATAGAGCTAATAGGTGTATCAAATATCAAAGAAACCTTTTCGGTGCTGTTTCCTTAA